Proteins co-encoded in one Meiothermus sp. genomic window:
- a CDS encoding YceH family protein, producing MELLSEAEVRVLGTLIEKQYATPDHYPLTENAVRLGANQKNNRQPVTNLSETEVREVLDALQRKRLCGMFREHNARAPKYRQFLDREFRLDAPATILMALLMLRGPQTLGELRARAESMNHKFASLQEVEAVLQGLINLAPHPLVTPLERQPGEREVRYAHLLAGKPAPLVRTEARSELEQRLEALEAEVHDLRTQLEELKRMLS from the coding sequence ATGGAGCTACTGAGCGAGGCCGAAGTTCGGGTGCTGGGCACCCTGATCGAGAAGCAGTACGCCACCCCCGACCACTACCCCCTGACCGAGAACGCCGTCCGGCTGGGAGCCAACCAAAAAAACAACCGCCAGCCCGTTACCAACCTGAGCGAAACCGAGGTTCGCGAGGTCCTGGATGCCCTCCAGCGCAAACGGCTGTGCGGGATGTTCCGCGAGCACAACGCCAGGGCTCCCAAGTACCGGCAGTTTCTGGATCGGGAGTTCAGGTTAGATGCTCCCGCCACCATCCTGATGGCTCTGCTGATGCTGCGTGGCCCCCAAACCCTGGGCGAGCTGCGGGCCCGGGCCGAGAGCATGAACCACAAGTTCGCCTCGCTGCAAGAAGTGGAGGCGGTGCTACAGGGGCTCATTAACCTGGCCCCCCACCCCCTGGTGACCCCCCTCGAGCGCCAGCCCGGCGAACGCGAGGTACGCTATGCCCATCTGCTGGCCGGAAAGCCAGCCCCCCTTGTGCGCACGGAGGCCAGAAGCGAGCTCGAGCAACGTCTAGAGGCCCTGGAAGCCGAGGTACACGACCTGCGAACCCAGTTAGAAGAGCTCAAAAGGATGCTGAGCTGA
- a CDS encoding UDP-N-acetylmuramoyl-L-alanyl-D-glutamate--2,6-diaminopimelate ligase, with the protein MPTLRELFGLFGQTAPALEVRGVTHDSRLVQPGFIFVAIPGVPLPSRKPFDGHDYIPQAIQNGAVAVVGMRELHLNAPYLRVADARAALADLSAAFWGYPAQRLELLGVTGSKGKTTVAVLLHHLLQKARPPVGRLSTVGIKIGEEELFLPGHFTTPEAPQVQEMLYRFVQAGCRQAVLEVSSHALALERVRGLEYRVGVFTNLYEDHLDLHGSMENYFAEKKKLLERSRFAVVNSDNPWTQTLRGRPQTWSYGQQGDWRAQHLVESSTGLEFEVVSPMGRFAVQLPMVGRFNAENALAAMAAAAQVGLSVGQIQEGLASFPGVPGRMQLVQAAPFRVVVDFAHTGASLEAALQTLRPTTQGRLVVVIGAAGNQDPSRRVGIGQVAARLADLAIFTEEDHRTEPLEAILEAMAQAHGDPRRYILIPDRREAIRYAIREAQPGDTLLFSGKGHERTLERGTEAIPWNEVDEVRKALAAQPVD; encoded by the coding sequence ATGCCAACCTTACGAGAGCTTTTTGGACTGTTCGGCCAGACCGCCCCGGCCCTGGAGGTGCGGGGTGTGACCCACGACTCGCGCCTGGTGCAGCCGGGTTTTATCTTCGTGGCGATTCCCGGCGTGCCCCTGCCGAGCCGCAAACCTTTCGATGGGCACGACTACATCCCCCAGGCCATCCAGAACGGGGCGGTGGCGGTGGTGGGGATGCGCGAGCTGCACCTGAACGCGCCCTACCTGCGGGTGGCCGATGCGCGCGCGGCCCTGGCCGATCTGTCGGCGGCCTTCTGGGGGTATCCGGCGCAACGGCTGGAGCTGCTGGGGGTGACCGGCTCCAAGGGCAAAACCACCGTTGCGGTGCTGCTCCATCACCTGCTGCAAAAGGCCCGTCCGCCGGTGGGCAGGCTCTCCACGGTGGGGATCAAAATTGGCGAAGAAGAGCTTTTTTTGCCCGGCCACTTCACCACCCCCGAGGCCCCGCAGGTACAGGAGATGCTGTACCGCTTTGTGCAGGCGGGCTGTCGGCAGGCAGTGCTCGAGGTCAGCAGCCACGCACTGGCGCTGGAGCGGGTGCGGGGGCTGGAATACCGGGTGGGCGTCTTCACCAACCTCTACGAAGACCACCTCGACCTGCACGGGAGCATGGAGAACTACTTTGCTGAGAAAAAGAAGCTCCTGGAGCGCTCGAGGTTCGCCGTTGTGAATAGCGACAACCCCTGGACCCAGACCCTGCGGGGCCGCCCCCAGACCTGGAGCTACGGCCAGCAAGGGGACTGGCGGGCCCAGCACCTGGTGGAAAGCAGTACGGGCCTCGAGTTCGAGGTGGTCTCGCCCATGGGCCGGTTTGCCGTGCAGCTTCCCATGGTGGGCCGCTTCAATGCCGAGAACGCCCTGGCTGCCATGGCCGCTGCTGCGCAGGTGGGCCTCTCGGTGGGGCAAATCCAGGAGGGCCTGGCCAGTTTTCCCGGCGTGCCGGGCCGGATGCAGCTCGTGCAGGCCGCGCCCTTTCGGGTGGTGGTGGACTTTGCCCACACCGGGGCCAGCCTCGAGGCCGCCCTCCAGACCCTGCGCCCCACCACCCAGGGCCGCCTGGTGGTGGTGATCGGGGCCGCTGGGAATCAGGATCCCAGCCGACGCGTGGGCATCGGCCAGGTGGCGGCGCGGCTGGCCGATCTCGCCATCTTTACCGAGGAAGACCACCGCACCGAGCCGCTGGAGGCCATTTTGGAGGCCATGGCCCAGGCCCACGGCGACCCCCGCCGCTACATCCTCATCCCCGATCGGCGCGAGGCCATCCGCTACGCCATCCGGGAAGCCCAGCCGGGCGATACCCTGCTCTTTAGCGGCAAGGGCCACGAGCGGACGCTCGAGCGGGGCACGGAGGCCATCCCCTGGAACGAGGTGGACGAGGTGCGCAAGGCCCTGGCGGCGCAACCGGTAGACTGA
- a CDS encoding PstS family phosphate ABC transporter substrate-binding protein, producing the protein MKRLFITAAALLGLAGLALAQPIRGDGSSTVYPITQAVAEEFNIARPDVRVTVAFSGTGGGFKKFCVGETDLQNASRPITKAEMDECRKNGVEFIEIPVAFDGLTVVVNPQNTWAQCLTVAELKRIWEPDSKVTNWNQVRPSFPNRPLVLYGAGTDSGTFDYFTEAINGKAKAIRKDYFPSEDDNVLVRGVEGNINAMGFFGYAYYVEERGKLKAVSVDNGKGCVAPTEATINNGTYAPLSRPLFIYVSVKSLNEKRSLQDFVNFLLTNSRARTAIRKTGYVLLPDEAYRIGKVLVDKRVKGSVFSGIEPGTPLVEIMKKLEAEAK; encoded by the coding sequence ATGAAAAGGTTATTTATCACAGCCGCTGCACTTTTGGGACTTGCTGGCCTAGCCCTGGCCCAGCCCATCCGCGGCGACGGCTCCTCAACGGTATATCCCATTACCCAGGCAGTGGCCGAGGAGTTCAACATCGCTCGGCCCGACGTTAGGGTCACTGTGGCCTTCTCCGGCACCGGTGGGGGCTTTAAGAAGTTCTGCGTCGGTGAGACCGACCTGCAGAACGCCAGCCGCCCCATCACCAAAGCCGAGATGGACGAGTGCCGTAAAAACGGGGTGGAGTTCATCGAGATTCCGGTGGCCTTCGACGGCCTCACGGTGGTGGTCAATCCCCAGAACACCTGGGCCCAGTGCCTGACCGTGGCCGAACTCAAGCGGATCTGGGAGCCCGACTCCAAGGTCACCAACTGGAACCAGGTACGCCCCAGCTTCCCCAACCGCCCGCTGGTGCTTTATGGCGCGGGTACCGACTCGGGCACCTTCGACTACTTCACCGAGGCCATTAACGGTAAGGCCAAGGCCATCCGCAAGGACTACTTCCCCTCGGAAGATGACAACGTGCTGGTGCGCGGGGTCGAGGGCAATATCAACGCCATGGGCTTCTTCGGCTATGCCTACTACGTCGAGGAAAGGGGCAAGCTCAAGGCTGTTTCGGTGGACAACGGCAAAGGCTGCGTAGCCCCCACCGAGGCCACCATCAACAACGGCACCTACGCGCCCCTTTCGCGGCCCCTGTTCATTTACGTTAGCGTCAAGAGCCTCAACGAGAAGCGCTCGTTGCAGGACTTCGTCAACTTCCTCCTGACCAACAGCCGTGCCCGCACCGCCATCCGCAAAACCGGCTACGTGCTGCTCCCCGACGAGGCCTACCGCATCGGTAAGGTGCTGGTGGACAAGCGGGTCAAGGGCTCGGTTTTCAGCGGTATTGAGCCCGGCACCCCCCTGGTCGAGATCATGAAGAAGCTCGAGGCCGAGGCCAAGTAA
- a CDS encoding Nif3-like dinuclear metal center hexameric protein yields MQRDDLVRWLDEYLKIREFKDPSLNGLQVEGREEVRRVGAAVDAAQAIFDKAAEAGVDFLITHHGLFWGQPFAIVGYQKKRLERLFSAGISLYTAHLPLDAHPEVGNNAVLARELGLQSLEPFPHPKYGNIGYIGQFAEPAPLALVEDRIGELTGMQPLVVRAGLDEVRRVGIVSGGGAGDVGLAKALGCDLFITGEPAHAHYHEPFELGLNVIYAGHYDSETFGVKALAARLEREFGLPWVFIEHPTGL; encoded by the coding sequence ATGCAGCGCGATGATCTGGTTCGCTGGCTGGACGAGTACCTAAAGATACGGGAGTTCAAAGACCCCTCGCTCAACGGCTTGCAGGTGGAAGGCCGGGAAGAGGTGCGCCGGGTGGGGGCCGCGGTGGACGCAGCCCAGGCCATTTTCGACAAAGCCGCCGAGGCTGGGGTGGATTTCCTTATCACTCACCATGGCCTCTTCTGGGGGCAGCCTTTTGCTATTGTGGGCTATCAGAAGAAGCGCCTTGAGCGGCTTTTTTCGGCGGGTATCAGCCTCTACACGGCCCACCTACCCCTCGACGCCCATCCCGAGGTGGGCAACAACGCCGTCCTGGCCCGCGAGCTGGGGCTGCAAAGCCTGGAGCCCTTCCCGCACCCCAAGTACGGCAACATCGGCTACATCGGCCAGTTTGCCGAGCCGGCGCCGCTGGCCCTGGTGGAAGACCGCATCGGCGAGCTGACCGGTATGCAGCCTCTGGTGGTGCGGGCGGGGCTGGACGAGGTGCGCCGGGTGGGCATTGTCTCGGGGGGTGGGGCCGGGGATGTGGGGCTGGCCAAAGCCCTGGGCTGCGACCTTTTCATCACCGGCGAGCCTGCCCACGCCCACTACCACGAGCCCTTCGAGCTGGGCCTGAACGTGATTTACGCCGGCCACTACGACAGCGAGACCTTCGGGGTCAAGGCCCTGGCCGCCCGGCTGGAGCGGGAGTTTGGCCTGCCCTGGGTGTTTATTGAGCATCCGACCGGGCTGTAG
- a CDS encoding molybdenum cofactor guanylyltransferase, whose product MRWSGAVLAGGRSSRFGQDKALYVYKGKPLIAWVLDSMAGASERLVIANRPYPGLEVYPDLWRGGDTLSGLHSALAHAQQDWVGAAACDQPFLSQGFWSFMLEHTRANIQAVVAVSDDFYEPLGALYHKSLEPEVLRRLEAGNLKMQALLHDIPLISLDKRALEARFGSHLFLNANRPQDLP is encoded by the coding sequence ATGCGCTGGAGTGGAGCCGTTTTAGCAGGAGGCAGGTCGAGCCGGTTTGGCCAGGACAAGGCGCTCTACGTATACAAAGGCAAACCCCTCATCGCCTGGGTGCTGGACTCGATGGCCGGGGCCTCCGAGCGTTTGGTTATTGCCAACCGCCCCTACCCAGGGCTCGAGGTCTATCCCGACCTCTGGCGCGGGGGGGATACCCTGTCGGGGTTGCATTCGGCGCTCGCGCACGCCCAGCAAGACTGGGTGGGGGCGGCAGCCTGCGACCAGCCTTTCCTGAGCCAGGGCTTCTGGTCGTTTATGCTCGAGCACACCCGGGCCAATATCCAGGCGGTGGTAGCGGTTTCGGACGATTTTTACGAACCGTTGGGTGCGCTGTACCACAAATCGCTCGAGCCCGAGGTTCTACGCCGCCTCGAGGCGGGCAACCTCAAGATGCAGGCGCTGCTACATGACATTCCCCTGATATCTCTGGATAAGCGGGCGCTCGAGGCCCGCTTTGGTTCTCATTTATTCCTAAACGCCAACCGCCCACAGGATCTTCCCTGA
- a CDS encoding histone deacetylase: MRRAYSTAHCTLELPDYHPFPKYKYAGVAEALQNELNVQPAPAIAWETLALAHAPDYLQKLRLEGLSRQESHKVGLPWSQSLLTRALHAAGGTLAATLDALQTGLGLNLAGGTHHAYPGRAEGYCLFNDVAVAIAYLRAQGWNGRVLIVDLDAHQGNGTAAFFRNDPTVFTLSVHAERNYPLKKEESNLDIGLADATNDATYLEALEPALEQAFAHRPDLVFYNAGVDVLQNDRFGRLGLSLQGLAERDRQVLAKVQQAHLPLVVVMGGGYNRDPQVTVAGHAQTYRLALEVLENR; this comes from the coding sequence ATGCGCCGGGCCTACTCCACCGCTCACTGCACCCTCGAGCTTCCCGATTACCACCCTTTTCCCAAGTACAAGTACGCCGGGGTCGCCGAGGCACTGCAGAATGAGCTGAACGTACAACCCGCCCCAGCCATCGCCTGGGAGACCCTGGCCCTGGCCCACGCCCCGGACTACCTGCAAAAGCTTCGGCTGGAAGGGCTCAGCCGGCAGGAATCGCACAAGGTGGGGCTGCCCTGGAGCCAGAGCCTGCTCACCCGGGCCTTGCATGCAGCAGGCGGAACCCTGGCCGCCACCCTGGACGCGCTTCAGACCGGCCTGGGCCTCAACCTGGCCGGAGGAACCCACCACGCCTATCCGGGGCGGGCCGAGGGCTACTGCCTGTTCAACGATGTAGCTGTAGCAATTGCTTACTTGCGGGCCCAGGGCTGGAATGGCCGGGTGCTGATCGTGGATCTCGATGCTCACCAGGGCAATGGCACAGCGGCTTTTTTTCGGAACGACCCCACCGTCTTTACCCTTTCGGTGCACGCCGAGCGCAACTACCCCCTTAAAAAAGAGGAGAGCAACCTGGACATAGGGTTGGCGGATGCCACCAACGATGCAACGTATCTGGAAGCGTTGGAGCCTGCACTGGAACAGGCCTTCGCTCACCGGCCAGATCTGGTTTTCTACAACGCCGGGGTGGATGTGCTGCAAAACGACCGCTTCGGGCGCCTGGGCCTGAGCCTGCAAGGGCTGGCCGAGCGGGATCGGCAGGTGCTGGCAAAGGTTCAGCAGGCCCACCTTCCGCTGGTGGTGGTGATGGGCGGCGGCTACAATCGCGACCCACAGGTGACCGTTGCTGGCCATGCCCAGACCTACCGCCTGGCCCTCGAGGTGCTCGAGAATCGGTGA
- a CDS encoding DUF192 domain-containing protein: MNGSGRLRGYGLGLIALVVALSTTGYFWAGQILSRPQERRIPPMSSAVVSIASPKGTVELPVYTRANPRALDLLARKAHQGTLYSFLQPRDDGWTGLGLEKPVSAAFLDSRGTILAILDIEPCPTPPPGKGCRSYAPGVVYRQVLEVGRGWFALNQVGPGATVRVRTLEATPNGQ; the protein is encoded by the coding sequence ATGAACGGCTCTGGACGCCTGCGTGGCTATGGTCTGGGGCTCATTGCCCTGGTGGTGGCGTTGTCCACCACGGGCTACTTTTGGGCTGGTCAGATTCTGAGCCGTCCGCAAGAGCGGCGCATCCCGCCCATGTCCAGCGCGGTGGTGAGCATTGCGAGTCCCAAAGGGACGGTGGAACTGCCAGTGTACACGCGCGCCAACCCCCGGGCGCTCGACCTCCTGGCCCGAAAAGCCCATCAGGGCACGCTGTATAGCTTTTTGCAGCCTCGCGACGATGGCTGGACGGGGCTGGGTCTGGAAAAGCCTGTCTCGGCGGCCTTTTTGGATAGCCGCGGCACCATTCTGGCGATTCTGGACATCGAGCCCTGCCCCACGCCCCCCCCAGGCAAAGGCTGCCGCAGCTATGCGCCGGGGGTGGTCTACCGGCAGGTGCTCGAGGTGGGGCGGGGTTGGTTTGCGCTGAACCAGGTGGGGCCCGGTGCTACGGTTCGTGTGCGAACGCTCGAGGCCACCCCCAACGGCCAGTAG
- the tmk gene encoding dTMP kinase: MKGLFITFEGPEGAGKSTQARLLAEWLRAKGREVVLTREPGGTRLGQAIRGLLLHQDHMCAEAEYLLYSADRAEHMQTLIRPALQQGQVVLCDRWLDSSLAYQGYGRGLDLGWLRAVAQGATQGIRPHKTFLLDLPPEVGLERFEGRDRLEREPLEFHRRVRQGYLELAQAEPERFVLLDATQPLEALQAQLRAHLESLLLANP; this comes from the coding sequence ATGAAAGGTCTTTTTATAACTTTTGAAGGCCCCGAGGGGGCGGGCAAGTCGACCCAGGCCCGGCTTCTGGCGGAGTGGCTTCGCGCAAAAGGGCGTGAGGTGGTGCTCACCCGCGAGCCGGGCGGCACCCGGCTGGGTCAGGCCATCCGCGGGCTTTTGTTACATCAGGATCACATGTGCGCCGAGGCCGAGTACCTGCTCTACTCCGCCGACCGCGCCGAGCATATGCAAACCCTGATCCGGCCAGCCCTGCAGCAAGGCCAGGTGGTGCTGTGCGACCGCTGGCTGGACTCCTCCCTGGCCTACCAGGGCTACGGGCGGGGGCTGGACTTGGGCTGGCTGCGGGCCGTGGCCCAGGGGGCGACGCAGGGTATCCGGCCTCACAAGACCTTTCTGCTCGATTTGCCGCCGGAGGTGGGTCTGGAGCGGTTCGAAGGACGCGACCGCCTCGAGCGCGAGCCGCTCGAGTTTCACCGGCGGGTGCGGCAGGGCTACCTCGAGCTGGCCCAGGCCGAACCCGAACGCTTTGTGCTACTGGATGCAACCCAGCCCCTCGAGGCCCTGCAAGCCCAGCTAAGGGCTCATCTGGAAAGCCTGCTCTTGGCCAACCCTTGA
- the pdxY gene encoding pyridoxal kinase PdxY — translation MQPPRNILSIQSWVSYGHVGNAAAVFPLQRMGFEVWAIHTVQFSNHTGYGQWKGMILPPEHLAAVVEGIAERGVLGQCDAVLSGYMGSGDTAEAILSALSKVRQLNPSALFCCDPVMGDEGRGLFVRPEIPEIIKNQVLPQADILTPNQFELELLTGHSSKTLPEALEAARMARARMHPDGPRIVVVTSLLRQGAPENIIETLAVADEGAWLVRTPRIPLEPPRNGTGDAIAALFLGRYLKTGNVAQSLEHAVSAMYSLLLLTHQMNTREIQLVAAQEEYTNPSRHFEAEPVK, via the coding sequence ATGCAGCCGCCCCGCAACATTCTCTCAATCCAGAGCTGGGTCAGCTACGGCCATGTCGGCAATGCCGCCGCAGTGTTTCCACTGCAACGCATGGGCTTCGAGGTCTGGGCCATCCACACCGTGCAGTTCTCCAATCACACCGGCTACGGACAGTGGAAGGGCATGATCCTACCGCCAGAGCATCTGGCAGCAGTCGTGGAGGGCATTGCCGAGCGCGGCGTGCTGGGCCAGTGCGACGCGGTGCTATCGGGCTACATGGGCAGTGGCGATACTGCCGAGGCGATTCTGTCGGCTCTGAGCAAGGTACGACAGCTCAACCCCAGCGCACTGTTCTGCTGCGATCCAGTGATGGGCGACGAGGGCCGGGGCCTGTTTGTGCGCCCAGAAATCCCCGAGATCATCAAAAACCAGGTGCTGCCCCAGGCCGATATCCTCACCCCCAACCAGTTCGAGCTCGAGCTCCTCACCGGGCATTCCAGCAAAACCCTGCCGGAGGCGCTCGAGGCGGCCCGCATGGCTCGAGCCCGGATGCACCCAGATGGCCCCCGCATCGTGGTGGTAACCAGCCTGCTGCGCCAGGGAGCCCCTGAAAATATCATCGAAACCCTTGCTGTGGCCGATGAGGGGGCCTGGCTGGTGCGCACCCCCCGCATCCCCCTCGAGCCCCCCCGCAACGGAACCGGCGATGCCATTGCCGCCCTGTTTCTAGGCCGCTACCTCAAGACCGGCAACGTGGCCCAGAGCCTCGAGCACGCCGTCTCGGCTATGTACAGCCTGCTGCTGCTCACGCACCAGATGAACACCCGCGAAATTCAGCTCGTCGCCGCCCAGGAGGAATACACCAACCCTAGCCGGCACTTTGAAGCCGAACCAGTGAAATAA
- a CDS encoding rhodanese-like domain-containing protein has translation MEMKVGYKKLLEQALAEIETIPAEEAKGYLGHPDYVFVDLRDIRELQREGKIPGAFHAPRGMLEFWIDPESPYHKPIFASGKKFVFYCAGGWRSALAAQTAQRMGLEPVCHIEGGFKAWAEAGGPVERLEGPKN, from the coding sequence ATGGAAATGAAGGTCGGCTATAAAAAGCTGCTCGAGCAGGCCCTGGCCGAGATCGAGACCATCCCGGCAGAGGAGGCCAAAGGCTACCTGGGCCACCCCGACTACGTGTTTGTGGACTTGCGGGATATTCGCGAACTCCAGCGCGAGGGCAAGATCCCCGGCGCTTTTCACGCCCCCAGGGGCATGCTGGAGTTCTGGATAGACCCCGAAAGCCCCTACCACAAGCCCATCTTCGCCTCGGGTAAAAAGTTCGTGTTTTACTGCGCGGGGGGCTGGCGCTCGGCCCTGGCAGCCCAGACCGCCCAGCGGATGGGATTGGAGCCGGTCTGCCACATCGAGGGCGGCTTCAAAGCCTGGGCCGAGGCCGGGGGGCCGGTCGAGCGGCTCGAGGGGCCCAAAAATTAA
- a CDS encoding glutaminyl-peptide cyclotransferase — MARAFLALLALLGLALAQPSVPVWGFRIVNTYPHDPQAFTQGLIYHNGFLYEGTGLYGQSSLRKVELQTGRVLQSRPLPQKYFGEGITLFQNRFYQLTWQNQEGFIYDLNFNPVGRFTYQTEGWGLTHDGQRLIMSDGSAQLFFLNPRTLRPERTLTVRAGGQPVTRLNELEYIQGRIWANVWQTSRIAVINPQSGNVEAWLDLGGLALLAQARNPNPDAVLNGIAYDSQNRRIFVTGKLWPFLFEIAVVSNP, encoded by the coding sequence GTGGCTCGAGCGTTCCTTGCCCTCTTGGCCCTGCTGGGCCTGGCCCTGGCCCAGCCCTCGGTTCCGGTCTGGGGTTTTCGCATCGTCAACACCTACCCCCACGACCCCCAGGCCTTCACCCAGGGCCTCATCTACCACAACGGTTTTCTGTACGAGGGCACCGGCCTCTACGGCCAGTCCAGCCTGCGCAAAGTGGAGCTCCAGACTGGGCGGGTGCTGCAAAGCCGGCCTTTGCCGCAGAAATACTTTGGCGAGGGCATCACCCTCTTCCAGAACCGCTTCTATCAGCTCACCTGGCAGAACCAGGAGGGCTTTATCTACGACCTGAACTTCAACCCGGTGGGGCGCTTCACCTACCAGACCGAGGGCTGGGGCCTGACCCACGACGGCCAGCGCCTGATTATGTCGGACGGCTCGGCCCAGCTATTCTTCCTCAACCCCCGCACCCTCCGGCCCGAGCGCACCCTTACGGTGCGAGCCGGGGGGCAGCCGGTAACCCGGCTGAACGAGCTCGAGTACATCCAGGGCCGCATCTGGGCCAATGTCTGGCAGACCAGCCGCATCGCCGTTATTAATCCCCAAAGCGGCAACGTGGAGGCCTGGCTCGACCTGGGCGGGCTTGCGCTCCTGGCCCAGGCCCGTAACCCCAACCCCGACGCCGTGCTCAACGGTATCGCCTACGACAGCCAGAACCGGCGCATCTTCGTCACCGGCAAGCTCTGGCCCTTCTTGTTCGAGATTGCAGTGGTAAGCAACCCATGA